A single Methylomonas sp. AM2-LC DNA region contains:
- a CDS encoding FMN-binding negative transcriptional regulator, with product MYRPAQFDQQNIELMHNLIRSRPLATLVTIDSDGINANHIPLHLSALPAPYGTLQGHVARSNSLWQDFAADTEVLAIFHGPESYISPSWYATKKETGKVVPTWNYVVVHAYGTLRIIDDAAWIRQQLQALTNEQETDFADPWTLDDAPADFTEKLIGSIIGIEMVITRLAGKWKISQNQPLKNQLGVIQGLNSRQQTEMATLVSSGIDQV from the coding sequence ATGTACAGACCCGCACAATTTGATCAACAAAACATAGAACTAATGCACAATTTGATTCGTTCTAGACCATTAGCCACATTGGTGACAATAGACTCTGACGGCATCAATGCCAATCACATTCCATTACATTTATCAGCATTACCTGCTCCCTATGGCACCCTGCAAGGGCATGTTGCACGATCAAATTCCCTCTGGCAAGATTTTGCAGCCGATACCGAAGTATTAGCCATATTCCATGGGCCGGAAAGCTATATTAGCCCCTCTTGGTACGCCACCAAGAAAGAAACAGGAAAAGTGGTTCCCACTTGGAATTACGTGGTAGTGCATGCTTACGGTACATTACGCATCATTGATGATGCGGCATGGATTCGTCAGCAACTGCAAGCCTTAACCAATGAACAAGAAACAGACTTTGCAGACCCCTGGACGCTGGACGATGCACCTGCAGATTTTACTGAAAAACTGATAGGCTCGATTATTGGCATTGAAATGGTGATTACCCGGTTAGCGGGCAAATGGAAAATAAGCCAAAATCAACCGCTAAAAAATCAGCTGGGTGTCATTCAAGGGCTAAATTCTAGGCAACAAACGGAGATGGCAACGCTGGTAAGCAGCGGGATAGATCAAGTTTGA
- a CDS encoding HAD family hydrolase → MNDSVVYALDFDGVICDSAIETAISGWKSACQIWDDMPEAIPMDMIEHFRQVRPIIETGYEAILTMRLLYVGESIETIYQGYSQFFQTLMRDAQTNSTELKKIFGETRDNWIANDKQDWIEKNPLYSGVAEKLMQLNQSNTWYVITTKQERFTKKILYANQIELNEAHIFGLERNMSKPDILKMLFYRHSGQTMHFVEDRLPALLKVRELPELDTVKLSFASWGYNCAADKVQAKAHDFTYLTLHEFLV, encoded by the coding sequence ATGAACGATTCAGTTGTATACGCTTTAGATTTTGATGGTGTAATTTGTGATAGCGCCATAGAAACAGCTATTTCCGGTTGGAAATCCGCATGCCAAATTTGGGATGATATGCCTGAAGCCATACCAATGGACATGATCGAACACTTTCGTCAAGTAAGACCCATCATAGAAACCGGTTACGAAGCCATTTTAACTATGCGCTTGCTGTATGTGGGCGAGTCTATCGAAACAATTTATCAAGGTTATAGCCAGTTTTTTCAAACTTTGATGCGGGACGCGCAGACCAATAGTACCGAGTTAAAAAAGATATTTGGTGAAACCCGAGACAATTGGATTGCAAATGATAAGCAGGATTGGATAGAAAAAAACCCGCTCTATTCAGGTGTGGCAGAAAAATTGATGCAACTTAATCAAAGCAATACCTGGTATGTGATTACTACCAAGCAGGAGCGTTTTACCAAAAAAATTCTGTATGCCAACCAAATCGAACTAAACGAAGCGCATATTTTTGGATTGGAACGTAATATGAGCAAACCCGATATATTAAAAATGCTTTTTTACCGCCACTCCGGCCAAACCATGCACTTTGTAGAGGACAGATTGCCAGCACTGCTAAAAGTACGCGAACTCCCCGAACTGGATACTGTTAAGTTATCCTTCGCCTCTTGGGGATATAACTGTGCCGCCGATAAAGTGCAAGCCAAAGCCCACGATTTTACCTACTTAACACTGCACGAATTTTTAGTATAA
- the gltA gene encoding citrate synthase: MNTNYQFTLKNETTQTDYELSTLCGTVGPDVLDMQTLYQRTGMFAYDPGFTSTASCKSKITYIDGDAGILMYRGYPIEELAEHCTFLEVCHLLLTGELPDQTQLHKFTDDIIHHTLLHDQLTNFFKGFRRDAHPMAIMVGVVGALSAFYHDALDIRSKEDRDMCAIRIIAKIPTIVAMSYKYSIGLPFMYPRNDLSYVENFMRMMLGNPCEEYRPNPVLVRALDRILILHADHEQNASTSTVRLAGSSGANPYACVTSGIVCLWGPAHGGANEAVLNMLLEIGSVDNIDRYIKKAKDKSDPFRLMGFGHRVYKNFDPRAKLIRDTCYEVLDALNLHDDPLFKLALELERIALEDPYFVEKKLYPNVDFYSGIVLKALGIPSNMFTAMFAMGRSVGWIAHWDEMISDPNQKIGRPRQLYIGEPQRAVKPLASRG, translated from the coding sequence ATGAATACGAATTATCAGTTTACCTTAAAAAACGAGACTACACAGACCGATTATGAATTAAGTACTTTATGCGGCACAGTTGGGCCAGATGTACTGGATATGCAAACACTGTATCAACGCACAGGTATGTTTGCCTACGACCCTGGTTTTACCTCAACGGCTAGCTGTAAATCTAAAATTACTTATATCGATGGTGATGCTGGTATTTTAATGTATCGTGGTTATCCTATTGAAGAACTGGCCGAACACTGCACCTTTTTAGAAGTATGCCATTTACTGTTGACGGGTGAACTACCCGATCAGACACAGTTACACAAATTTACCGATGATATTATCCATCACACCTTATTGCATGATCAATTAACCAATTTCTTTAAAGGGTTTCGTCGTGATGCACACCCTATGGCGATTATGGTGGGTGTGGTAGGGGCTTTGTCGGCTTTTTACCATGATGCGCTAGATATTCGTTCTAAAGAAGATCGCGATATGTGTGCAATCCGTATTATTGCCAAAATCCCCACCATAGTGGCGATGAGTTATAAATACAGTATTGGCTTGCCGTTTATGTATCCACGCAATGATTTAAGTTATGTTGAAAACTTTATGCGTATGATGCTGGGCAATCCTTGTGAAGAATATCGCCCAAATCCGGTATTAGTTAGAGCATTGGACAGAATTTTAATTTTACATGCCGATCATGAGCAAAATGCGTCTACCTCTACGGTTCGATTAGCTGGTTCTAGCGGTGCAAATCCCTATGCCTGTGTGACATCCGGTATTGTTTGCCTGTGGGGACCCGCGCATGGGGGAGCCAATGAAGCAGTACTAAACATGCTTTTGGAAATTGGCAGTGTTGATAATATTGACCGTTACATTAAAAAAGCTAAGGATAAAAGCGATCCATTCCGTTTAATGGGTTTTGGACACCGGGTTTATAAAAACTTTGATCCGCGTGCCAAACTGATACGTGACACTTGTTACGAAGTATTGGATGCGCTTAATTTGCACGACGATCCATTATTCAAACTGGCATTAGAGCTGGAACGTATTGCGTTGGAAGATCCTTACTTTGTGGAGAAAAAATTGTATCCCAATGTCGATTTTTATTCTGGCATTGTGCTGAAAGCGCTGGGCATACCCAGTAATATGTTTACCGCCATGTTTGCCATGGGGCGCAGCGTGGGCTGGATAGCGCATTGGGACGAAATGATATCCGATCCTAATCAAAAAATTGGCCGACCACGCCAACTCTATATAGGCGAACCGCAAAGAGCGGTTAAACCCTTAGCTAGTAGAGGATAA
- a CDS encoding carbon starvation CstA family protein — MSGNKLNLPSTLLWLSIGILGVGALGFIALQRGESINSLWLIIAALCVYALGYRFYSAFIATKVLMLDASRATPAERFNDGRDFIPTHKWVVFGHHFAAIAGPGPLIGPTLAAQFGYLPGTLWILIGAVLGGCVQDFVTLFFSIRRDGRSLGQMARDELGLIGGTTAMLGVMSIMLILIAVLGLVVVNAMKHSPWATSTVAATIPIAMLMGIYLQQLRPGRVLEATLIGVALLVMAVVGGGWIDDNPMLRTFFDFEAPQLAMMLIFYGFAAAVLPVWLLLAPRDYLSTFMKLGTIGALAIAILLLRPELKMPALTPFIDGSGPIFGGKLFPFVFITIACGAISGFHSLIASGTTPKLLANEQDARFIGYGAMMMESFVAIMAMIAATVLEPGVYFAINSPAGMVGSDAAQAVAKISSWGFIVTQEQMQELAKTMGESTLFARTGGAPSLAVGMASLFAQVFGKNLLAVWYHFAIMFEALFILTTLDAGTRVARFMLQDMLASFNLNLGKSTDYANILITSAIVVSAWGYFLYMGTIDPLGGINSLWPLFGIANQMLAAIALCVATTILVKSGKVRYVWVSALPLTWLIIVTSCAAWEKLFDNDTRVGFLAHAQQLSDKLANGLLSAEQAHNAPRLIFNDYLDAGLTLMFMLISWLLIADTLRVIYCVLKGKSYPPSSEAAHIPSRLVENWVRD; from the coding sequence ATGTCTGGCAACAAACTTAATCTACCTTCTACACTACTCTGGTTGAGCATTGGCATTTTAGGTGTTGGCGCGTTAGGATTTATTGCTTTACAACGCGGCGAATCCATCAATAGCCTCTGGCTGATTATTGCTGCACTGTGTGTGTATGCGTTAGGGTATCGATTTTACAGTGCCTTTATCGCCACCAAAGTCTTAATGCTGGATGCCAGTCGAGCCACACCAGCCGAACGTTTTAATGATGGTCGCGATTTTATTCCTACCCATAAATGGGTGGTGTTTGGGCATCATTTTGCAGCCATTGCCGGTCCCGGCCCTTTAATTGGCCCCACGCTGGCTGCACAATTTGGCTATCTTCCTGGTACCTTATGGATACTCATCGGTGCCGTATTAGGTGGCTGTGTTCAGGATTTTGTTACCTTATTTTTCTCTATACGTCGTGATGGCCGCTCTTTAGGACAAATGGCCAGAGACGAATTAGGCCTAATTGGCGGAACCACCGCCATGCTGGGCGTTATGTCCATCATGCTAATTTTAATTGCGGTATTGGGATTAGTGGTGGTCAACGCCATGAAACACAGTCCATGGGCAACCTCTACAGTTGCCGCTACCATCCCCATTGCCATGCTGATGGGAATTTACCTGCAACAACTGCGCCCTGGACGGGTTCTAGAAGCCACTTTAATCGGAGTAGCACTGTTAGTAATGGCCGTGGTGGGTGGCGGCTGGATTGATGATAACCCAATGCTACGCACTTTTTTCGATTTTGAAGCACCGCAATTGGCCATGATGCTAATTTTTTATGGTTTTGCAGCGGCTGTATTACCTGTGTGGTTACTACTTGCTCCGCGCGATTACCTGTCTACCTTTATGAAACTGGGTACCATTGGTGCGTTAGCCATTGCCATTTTACTGTTACGCCCAGAATTAAAAATGCCCGCATTAACACCGTTTATTGATGGCAGTGGCCCTATTTTTGGCGGCAAACTGTTTCCATTTGTATTTATTACCATCGCCTGCGGTGCTATATCGGGTTTTCATTCACTGATCGCTTCGGGTACCACCCCTAAATTATTAGCCAATGAACAAGATGCTCGCTTTATTGGTTATGGTGCCATGATGATGGAATCGTTTGTTGCCATTATGGCCATGATTGCCGCCACCGTTTTAGAGCCGGGTGTGTATTTTGCTATTAATAGTCCCGCTGGCATGGTGGGGAGTGATGCGGCACAGGCTGTTGCCAAAATCAGTAGCTGGGGTTTTATCGTCACCCAGGAACAAATGCAAGAACTGGCAAAAACCATGGGCGAGTCCACGCTATTTGCCCGTACCGGTGGCGCGCCCTCCTTGGCAGTCGGCATGGCCAGTTTGTTTGCACAAGTATTTGGCAAAAATCTACTGGCAGTGTGGTACCACTTTGCCATTATGTTCGAAGCCTTATTCATACTCACCACGCTAGATGCAGGTACCCGCGTTGCGCGCTTCATGTTACAAGACATGCTGGCCAGTTTTAATCTAAACCTGGGCAAATCCACAGACTATGCCAATATATTGATCACCAGCGCCATCGTCGTTTCGGCGTGGGGCTATTTTCTCTATATGGGAACCATAGACCCGCTAGGCGGCATTAACAGTCTGTGGCCACTGTTTGGCATCGCCAACCAAATGTTGGCGGCAATTGCTTTATGTGTAGCCACCACTATTCTGGTTAAATCGGGCAAAGTGCGCTATGTCTGGGTCAGTGCCCTACCCTTAACCTGGTTAATCATTGTCACCAGCTGTGCGGCTTGGGAAAAGTTATTTGACAATGACACCAGAGTGGGCTTTTTGGCGCATGCCCAGCAATTATCAGATAAACTGGCCAACGGTTTACTCTCCGCCGAACAAGCGCACAATGCACCGCGATTAATCTTTAACGATTATCTGGATGCAGGTCTAACGCTTATGTTTATGTTAATCAGCTGGTTATTGATTGCTGATACCCTACGCGTGATTTATTGCGTACTGAAAGGAAAATCTTATCCCCCATCCAGCGAAGCTGCACACATACCCAGCCGCTTGGTGGAAAATTGGGTCAGAGATTAA
- a CDS encoding cytochrome P460 family protein gives MNITQKLGLLGLIVAISSLASSSLAVAESLPTSKTVYGDYIDWRVLSVSHRLDKNYVRSIVGNTVAIHAGRAGKTKPWPDGTVIAKLSWKAQTHPSWPQAIVPGEFAGAEAMVKDSLKYKETGGWGFGRWEGAKLVMNDAQQSATCFACHTTVKNNDYVFTSPAFQ, from the coding sequence TTGAATATTACACAGAAACTGGGTTTGCTTGGCTTAATAGTAGCCATAAGCAGTCTAGCTAGCTCTTCTTTGGCTGTTGCTGAAAGTCTACCCACCTCGAAAACCGTTTATGGTGATTATATAGATTGGCGCGTGTTATCAGTGTCACATCGATTGGATAAAAACTATGTGCGCAGTATTGTGGGTAATACAGTTGCCATCCATGCTGGACGTGCAGGAAAAACCAAACCCTGGCCAGATGGTACAGTCATTGCCAAATTATCATGGAAAGCACAAACTCATCCCAGTTGGCCACAAGCGATAGTACCTGGAGAGTTTGCGGGTGCTGAAGCAATGGTTAAAGATAGTTTAAAGTATAAGGAAACCGGCGGTTGGGGGTTTGGTCGCTGGGAAGGAGCCAAGTTGGTTATGAATGATGCCCAACAAAGTGCTACCTGTTTTGCCTGCCATACCACCGTAAAAAATAATGATTATGTGTTTACGTCACCCGCGTTTCAATAA
- a CDS encoding D-alanyl-D-alanine carboxypeptidase family protein translates to MIDADTGRVIHENEASQRWYPASLTKVMTIYMTFLALKAGELNLHDTLTVSKHASMQPNSRLGLRYGQTITVEQAIMAVTTRSANDAAVLLAETLAGGSEQNFAAKMTQQAKHLGMVSSSFQNASGLPDEGQISSARDLAVLSLAVIRDFPQYYPFFSATEFVYKGRVLPNTNKILKLYPDADGMKTGFTCGSGFNLIASARRNGHRVIGVLLGAHSSAERFAQMGDLLDIGFEKFNNVSTAQHVSELHALNDTPPPFQLSSNRCAGSAELMGAETGGRTEPIHVKPLDKYTETHKHNEPESEPTTLASNHWSVVLAVAGRKQDAEHTLDTARQSLGVLANAGQSQLVKTKFKGAPSWRPGWTNLTETDAHAFCKYLQSKNQSCTLVSGRSSHHKPSLPVHHTVHSKHILPSKHVKLNTQSKSVTQVTKHTPKHSKHLKQVHKEIS, encoded by the coding sequence GTGATAGACGCCGACACCGGCCGAGTTATACACGAAAATGAAGCCTCACAACGCTGGTATCCCGCGTCATTAACCAAAGTCATGACTATTTACATGACTTTTTTGGCGTTGAAAGCGGGTGAACTTAATTTACATGATACCTTAACGGTCTCCAAACATGCCTCTATGCAGCCCAATTCACGATTGGGATTACGTTATGGACAAACTATCACTGTTGAACAAGCCATTATGGCGGTCACTACTCGTTCCGCTAATGATGCGGCTGTTTTACTGGCTGAAACACTGGCCGGTGGCAGCGAACAAAACTTTGCCGCAAAAATGACCCAACAAGCCAAACATTTGGGCATGGTCAGCAGTTCTTTCCAAAATGCCAGCGGCTTACCGGATGAAGGACAAATTAGTAGTGCCAGAGACTTGGCCGTGTTATCACTGGCAGTCATTCGCGATTTTCCTCAATATTACCCGTTTTTTTCAGCGACTGAATTTGTCTATAAAGGTCGGGTATTGCCTAACACCAATAAAATTTTAAAACTGTATCCCGATGCCGATGGCATGAAAACGGGTTTTACCTGCGGCTCCGGTTTTAACTTAATTGCCTCTGCCAGACGCAATGGGCATCGGGTTATTGGTGTGCTACTGGGTGCGCATTCCAGTGCAGAACGTTTTGCACAAATGGGCGATTTACTGGATATAGGCTTTGAAAAATTTAATAATGTCAGCACTGCTCAACATGTATCAGAACTGCACGCATTAAACGACACCCCACCGCCTTTTCAATTATCGTCTAACCGATGTGCAGGCAGTGCCGAACTAATGGGTGCAGAAACAGGTGGCCGTACAGAGCCTATACATGTTAAACCGCTGGATAAATACACCGAAACACATAAGCATAACGAACCAGAGTCGGAACCTACCACGTTGGCCTCTAATCATTGGTCGGTAGTTTTGGCGGTTGCCGGACGTAAACAGGATGCAGAACATACACTGGACACGGCACGCCAGTCTTTAGGTGTTTTGGCAAACGCTGGGCAGTCACAGCTGGTAAAAACAAAATTTAAAGGTGCACCCAGCTGGCGACCAGGCTGGACTAATCTAACCGAAACCGATGCACATGCTTTCTGCAAATACTTACAAAGTAAAAATCAGAGCTGTACCTTGGTATCTGGTAGAAGCAGCCATCATAAACCAAGCCTGCCAGTCCATCATACTGTTCATAGTAAACATATTTTACCAAGCAAACATGTCAAGCTTAATACACAGAGCAAGTCAGTAACACAGGTGACTAAACACACCCCTAAACATAGCAAACACCTTAAACAAGTGCATAAAGAAATTTCGTAA
- a CDS encoding IS1595 family transposase: MSINRIQFQPGMSMPEFLKHYGTEAQCETVLEKSRWPDGFVCPCCEDTNCCEFQIGTLKMFQCTTCRHQTSLIAGTLFQSTKLPLTTWFLAIYLISQAKTGLSALALKRYLGVSYHTAWLMQHKLMEAMSERETRYPLSGQIQIDDAYLGGELSGGKAGRGSENKVPFVAALSLDENGHPRYLKLTPVSGFTLKAIAQWAKENLVSDCTVLSDGLACFAGVTEAGCQHDVIVTAGRKPKDLPVFQWINTILGNLKTSLGGSYHSFNFAKYASRYLAAFEFRFNRRFQLDTLPIRLLVAAASVGPRPAAWLRSAEVSC, translated from the coding sequence ATGTCAATCAATCGCATCCAGTTTCAACCCGGTATGTCTATGCCTGAGTTTCTAAAACACTACGGCACCGAAGCCCAATGTGAAACCGTTCTGGAGAAATCGCGCTGGCCTGACGGCTTTGTATGCCCTTGCTGCGAAGACACAAATTGTTGTGAATTCCAGATAGGAACGCTCAAAATGTTTCAGTGCACGACTTGCCGACACCAAACATCACTCATAGCCGGTACGCTGTTCCAGAGCACCAAGCTTCCGCTAACGACCTGGTTTCTGGCGATCTATCTGATCAGTCAAGCGAAGACAGGCTTGTCTGCGCTCGCGCTAAAGCGATATCTCGGGGTCAGTTACCACACAGCATGGCTTATGCAGCATAAGTTGATGGAAGCCATGTCCGAACGTGAAACAAGATATCCGCTGAGCGGCCAAATCCAGATTGACGATGCCTATCTAGGCGGTGAGCTTAGCGGTGGCAAGGCCGGACGGGGTTCTGAAAACAAGGTACCCTTTGTGGCGGCACTATCACTGGATGAGAATGGACACCCCAGGTATCTCAAATTAACGCCAGTGAGTGGATTTACACTCAAAGCGATTGCTCAGTGGGCCAAAGAAAATTTGGTCTCAGATTGTACAGTACTTTCTGATGGCCTCGCCTGTTTTGCCGGGGTGACAGAAGCCGGTTGTCAGCATGATGTCATCGTTACAGCTGGTCGTAAACCCAAAGATCTACCTGTGTTTCAGTGGATTAACACCATCCTTGGTAATCTCAAAACCAGTTTGGGCGGTTCTTATCATTCATTCAACTTCGCCAAATATGCTTCTCGCTACTTGGCGGCTTTTGAGTTTCGTTTTAATCGACGATTCCAACTCGATACGCTCCCGATAAGACTTCTGGTGGCGGCTGCATCTGTAGGGCCCCGTCCTGCTGCTTGGCTTCGTTCAGCTGAGGTATCTTGCTAA
- a CDS encoding zinc-dependent alcohol dehydrogenase family protein, which produces MKAMLLNKLCNLNDTPSPLVLTEIPVPVPGDAEILLKVSCCGVCHTELDEIEGRTPPLNLPIVPGHQVVGRVVALGKSVIHLKVGDRIGVAWIFTACGKCKFCLAGNENLCPDFLATGRDANGGYAEYMTVAGHFAYVIPEIFSDVEAAPLLCAGAIGYRALRLTQHKDGQSLGLTGFGASGHLVLKMAKHLYPHTQVYVFARSLEERQFALSLGANWAGNTTETSPVKLDNIIDTTPAWLPVVEALANLEAGGRLVINAIRKEHDKESLLQLDYSKHLWQEKEIKSVANITRADVTEFLSLAADMHLKPEVEVYDLELANQALLALKQGNICGAKVLVVGQSLLS; this is translated from the coding sequence ATGAAAGCCATGCTCTTGAATAAGCTTTGCAATCTCAATGATACCCCATCACCTTTAGTGCTTACGGAAATACCGGTACCGGTACCGGGCGACGCCGAGATTCTGCTGAAAGTGTCTTGCTGTGGCGTTTGTCATACTGAGCTTGATGAAATTGAGGGTAGAACACCACCTCTGAATTTACCTATAGTGCCAGGTCATCAAGTTGTTGGCCGAGTTGTGGCGCTAGGTAAGTCTGTTATCCACTTAAAAGTCGGTGACAGAATAGGGGTTGCCTGGATTTTTACTGCGTGTGGAAAGTGTAAGTTTTGCTTAGCTGGCAACGAGAATTTATGCCCCGATTTTTTGGCAACCGGACGTGATGCAAACGGTGGTTATGCTGAATACATGACGGTTGCAGGGCATTTTGCTTATGTCATTCCAGAAATTTTTTCGGATGTAGAAGCAGCGCCCTTGTTATGTGCGGGTGCAATTGGTTACCGCGCGTTGCGACTGACTCAACATAAAGATGGTCAGTCTCTGGGTTTAACAGGTTTTGGTGCCTCGGGTCATTTGGTGCTAAAAATGGCAAAGCACCTGTATCCACACACGCAAGTGTATGTGTTTGCCCGTAGTTTAGAAGAAAGACAATTTGCGCTGTCTTTAGGTGCTAATTGGGCTGGAAACACGACTGAAACGTCACCCGTTAAGTTAGATAATATTATTGACACGACACCTGCCTGGCTGCCAGTTGTGGAAGCCTTGGCTAATTTGGAGGCAGGGGGTAGATTGGTGATTAATGCTATACGCAAAGAACATGATAAAGAAAGTTTGCTGCAATTAGATTATTCTAAGCATCTATGGCAAGAAAAGGAAATAAAAAGCGTTGCCAATATTACCCGTGCAGATGTCACAGAATTTTTGAGTTTGGCCGCAGACATGCACCTTAAACCCGAAGTTGAAGTGTATGATTTGGAACTGGCAAATCAGGCGTTGCTCGCCTTAAAACAAGGTAATATTTGCGGTGCTAAGGTGTTGGTTGTTGGACAGTCACTACTGTCATAG
- a CDS encoding prolipoprotein diacylglyceryl transferase family protein — protein MSFPYLSDLINPIFGTQWNIPIAMFGSFVAIAMIVSTIVAKREIIRLEKLGLLTKATIAPGVFVPTHKIVDNLTVISSLFGMLGARLFHILEYPQVFLDNPIGMILTRGGFSIYGGLICGGIAGAVYLKKRAVPLLPMLDALAPSMILGYGIGRIGCQISGDGDWGIAAIMDLKPNWLPDWLWAQTYTNNIVGLVIPSPGVYPTPLYEVLAAFGIFLFLWAIRKTKYSKGYMFSSYLLLTGFERLLIEKIRINSKYHFFGIDFTQAEFISTVLILIGLLGILKATQAKRISKVVFSLFILGALSACSKL, from the coding sequence ATGTCTTTTCCCTATTTGAGCGATTTGATCAATCCTATTTTTGGGACCCAATGGAATATTCCCATCGCCATGTTTGGTAGCTTTGTTGCGATCGCCATGATAGTCTCAACAATAGTAGCCAAACGCGAAATCATTAGATTAGAAAAACTCGGCCTTTTAACAAAGGCTACAATCGCACCAGGCGTTTTCGTACCAACACATAAAATCGTTGACAATTTGACCGTAATTTCTTCGCTATTTGGGATGCTTGGTGCCCGCCTTTTCCACATTCTTGAATACCCACAGGTATTCCTTGATAACCCAATAGGCATGATATTAACCCGTGGTGGATTCTCTATTTATGGAGGACTCATATGCGGCGGAATTGCCGGGGCGGTTTACTTAAAAAAACGCGCGGTTCCCCTGCTCCCCATGCTTGACGCGCTTGCACCTTCAATGATACTTGGATATGGAATTGGACGGATCGGTTGTCAAATATCGGGTGACGGCGATTGGGGTATTGCCGCAATCATGGACTTGAAACCAAACTGGCTTCCTGATTGGTTGTGGGCACAAACCTATACAAACAATATTGTTGGCCTCGTAATCCCAAGTCCCGGTGTTTATCCAACACCACTTTATGAAGTATTAGCGGCCTTTGGCATTTTTTTATTTTTATGGGCAATAAGGAAAACAAAATATTCAAAGGGGTACATGTTTTCAAGTTATTTACTATTAACTGGCTTTGAAAGATTGCTCATTGAAAAAATTAGGATTAATAGTAAATATCATTTTTTTGGAATTGACTTCACTCAAGCAGAATTTATTTCAACTGTTTTAATATTAATCGGATTATTAGGCATCCTAAAGGCGACCCAGGCAAAGCGAATATCTAAGGTAGTATTTTCACTATTTATTTTAGGCGCATTGTCAGCCTGCTCTAAATTGTAA
- a CDS encoding ABC transporter ATP-binding protein, with amino-acid sequence MVKVQGLTKRLGKCVLFRKLDFVWDNPEIICITGANGAGKTSLLSLLAGVIQPDAGEIFILGEDLLDKSHDLMQQIAYVPDNCPVYSFISGGEWLSFVKSLRAFDPELEEELLAGFGLVPYLNCQFGEMSLGTSRKFLLTSALMCHTSLVILDEPSNGLDNTSFDFLCLHLEQRKSESLIVLSCLDVHQQIQLGARTIELCSLERS; translated from the coding sequence ATGGTAAAAGTACAAGGACTGACAAAGCGTTTGGGTAAGTGTGTGCTTTTTCGTAAACTCGATTTTGTATGGGATAATCCAGAAATTATCTGCATAACAGGCGCAAATGGGGCAGGTAAAACTTCGTTACTATCATTGCTGGCAGGTGTTATACAGCCTGACGCTGGTGAAATATTTATTTTGGGTGAAGATCTGCTTGATAAGTCTCATGACTTAATGCAACAGATAGCCTATGTACCTGATAATTGTCCAGTTTATTCTTTTATAAGTGGTGGTGAGTGGCTATCATTCGTCAAGTCGCTTCGAGCTTTCGATCCTGAACTTGAAGAAGAACTGCTAGCAGGCTTTGGGTTAGTACCCTATCTAAATTGCCAATTTGGCGAGATGTCGCTTGGTACTTCAAGAAAATTTCTGTTAACTTCAGCGTTAATGTGCCATACATCGCTGGTGATATTAGATGAGCCGAGTAATGGCTTGGATAATACCTCGTTTGATTTTCTTTGCTTACACCTAGAACAGCGCAAATCAGAAAGTTTAATCGTACTGAGTTGTCTGGATGTGCATCAACAAATTCAGTTGGGTGCCAGAACGATCGAATTATGTAGTTTGGAGCGCTCATGA